The Ignavibacteriota bacterium genome contains the following window.
TTAAATCTACTCCCAATCCAAATAATTGAATAACCGCCGGGCTACCCGGTCCATCGTAGTGAAATTCAAGATTACCGCCTGTCATACCAGCTTCACGAGCGAAAAACCTTAAATCCATAAGTTTCTCTTCACCGGGTTTGAGCTGGAATGGTCCGGCGCCTGAAATCGTTGTAAAATCAGTATCATTAGGCTTTGCATGTCTGGTTTCAAGTACATAAAGAGTCATATTGCCGATATTTCTTATAGTTTGCACCTGAATAGTGTCTTTTGTATCACCAACTTGAATAATACCAAAATCAATGAATGGGTTTATAACCTGCACAAGTGGTTGAACTCCAGTGCCACGAATAGTATGATAGAGTGTATCGGATTGAGTAACAATAACTATTTCAGCATTATGAGAACCAATCCTTTTTGGTTTGAATCTAAATTCGGTATACATTGAACTTTGAGGTTCAACAATATATTTAGGTAAACCGGAAACAATATCGAAAGCATCGGCATCTGCACCCTTGAAATATATTGTATCAACCTGAAATTCGTAGCTGCCTGTATTACGAATATAATTTTCGATTAATGAATCTTTTACAGAGCCAACCATCACTTGTCTCATATCAACATTCTGAGATGCAGGTACAGGCATTACAATTGAAAAATGAGCATCTGATACATCAGACTGAAGCATATCAAACTTAATTCTCCATAGGAAGAGGTCATCTGACCCACGGCTTGTAAGTGACCTTGTTCCAAATTCTGACACACTCTTAAAGCTACCTGTCGAAACTACATTTCCGGCTTGGTCAAATGTTATACCATAACCGGTATCATCTTCAGAGCTCCCAGCATTTCTTGTCCATAAATGATCGCCTCTTGCAGAATATCTCGACGTGAAAACATCTCTCCCACCCCGGCTGCTTATCTGAGTATAGCCAAAAGTTGCATTTCCGTTAAAATATCCTGTTAAAGCAACTGCCCCATCATAATCTGATGTTACACCTAATGCCATATCCTCAGTATTGCTACCCAAATTACGTGCCCACAGAAATTCCCCTTGTTGATCTAATTTTGCTACAAATGCATCAAAATCACGGCTTGCTAAAATTTGTGAACCGAAACGAGCAATTCCTTTGAAACCACCGGCAATAACCGGACTACCAAAGCCATCAGAGCTAACTGCTAAACCATAGTCAACCCCAACTCCACCTGCACTGCGTGCCCATTGAACTAAACCATCAGGATTAACTTTCGCTATAAAAATATCTTCTTCACCGGAGCTTGTAATAATCTGATTGCCAAATTGTGCGCTAAGCCTGTAATCACCTACAACGATAGTATTACCAAAGTTGTCATCGGTTATGTCTCTGCCGATGATATTGCCCGGACCTGAGCCCTTGATAACCCATTGCAATAATCCGGCAGTATTATATTTTGCAATGTATGCATCGTAACTCTCTCCGCTTGTAAGGTCTTCATAAGCAAATTGAGCATTGCCATAAAAAGCACCTGTAATTGTAGAATTACCATATCTATCTACTGCAATTCCTCCACTAAAGTCACGTCCTTTACCACCGGCACTCCGAGCCCATTGCAAATTTCCGTTCGCATCCATTTTAGCGATAAAAACATCTAAGTCGCCTCTGCTATCCAAAATATATTGATTGCTGAAAGTAATTCTGCGGCTGTATTCGCCTGTGAAATAAATATTATCATTTTCATCAATTGCAACATCTTTTCCATAATCATTTCCTGCACTTCCAAAAGCTCGTGCCCAAATCAGATTACCGTTATTATTAAATTTCAAAACAAAAATATCTGAACCGCCACGATTCTGTAAAAATCTGTTGCCTATTGAAAATGATGCTGAAAAATACCCGACAATTATTAAATTTACGGCATTATCTTTAACGATTCTTCTTGATATATCAAGTCCCGTGCTTCCTCCGCTAATTGCAGTCTCCTCAAATCCGGCGAAACTTTGCTGAGTAACCCTAACAAGACATTGGTCACTTGGTGTTCTTGGTATGTTATTCCAATCATATTTAAGACCTGTAGCCAAATTTGTAATCACATCCCAATTATTACCTCCGTCAGTTGTATATTCAATCATTACAGTATCGAGTGGAGTGATTCCTTCCCATGTTATTACAGTATCAGAACCAACTACAAACACCTCGCCACCGTTTGGATGAACAACTTTTAAAGTTGGCTTCGGAGGCGGTTTTCCGGGCCAGCCACCACTTAAGTACATTATTTCAGGACATTTTTCATTTTGAACATTTAATTCACCATAAGTATACGCACTGTCACGAGGAATAAAACTAACGGTAACTGTCCTTGATTCACCTGCTTTCAGTGAAAATTTAGTCGGATTGACAGTAAAAGCATTATTGCTTCGTAAAATATCTGCAACATCAAAGTCACTGTTTATTGCTGTAACTTCAACAATTGTATCTTTTCTTACATTAGGTCGGATACCACCAAAATTAATTGAACTCGGCTCAATTAATAATTTTGCTATTGAATTGGGAGGAGCTGGATAAGTAGTACTAAATGTCCTTCCAAATCGATTGATTGAAATACTGAGAGCAATATCAATCGGTTCGCAAACTGTTTCGCTTAACCATTCTATAGTACAAGGAGAGTCTTCGCCCTGTTCAAGCTCTAAAATTTCTTTATAAATATTGTTTGCCTGCTCTTCTGTACGAATATTATCAAACCATTTTCCGCCAGATTTTTCTGCAAGTTCTCTCATTTCTTTCTGAATACTCATTCTAATGGCAACAGAGTAAATAGTTGCCTCCTGCTCAGATGCTCCAAGCAAGATTTCATCAATTAGTGTTTCTGTAGTGGGCTTTCCATCAGAAAGAAATACGATAACTTTTTTGTTTGCTTTAGGTCTCAACATAATCAAAGAACCATGCTGAGGTTCGATGAAACCGGCATTATAATTAGTCCACCCGTACTTATTATAAAAAATACCGTCCACACCTTTGAGTAAACTTTCTTTGTTATTTGTAAATCCCGTCACAAGATGATTCTTTTCATCAAATGCAGTTATCGCTATTTCAGTTCTGTTATTTCGTACACCTGTTATAAATGACCTGGCACCAGCTTTGGCAAGTTGAATGTTTATTCCACCCATCGAACCGGAGGCATCCATAACTAATACTGATGAAAGTGCTCTTGCAGGCTTTACATCAGGACAAGATACACTAAAAATATCTCTTGTTACTCCATTTTCAGTTACAGTAAAGTCTTCATCTGAAAAATTGGTTATATAATTTCCATCAGCATCAAACATATAAAAGTTTGCACGCATAAGAGGAAAGTTGCTTGCATCAATATTGAATACTGTTAAAACCTGTGACTTTAGGGTCAGACTTAACATTATCCAGAGTGATGCTATTGTAAATATCTTGCCCATATTTTAATCCCCTGATTGCACCATCAAATTAAAAAATTCTTTTCTTTAATACAATAATAAACTACTTTACAAAATTACGATTTAATTGTTTTATTCTTGTAATTTTCTTAACAAATATTGAACTTAAGTCATTTTTTTTTCAATTTTACAAATATTTTATAAATTATATTGGATTTAGGTCAATATTCTGATTAATTTGAAAATTTTTAAAATTGATTAAAATGGACTTCTGAATAATATTTGTATAATTTAATGGAATTAAATCGTTCATTCTAAATATAATTTGCATTAATTAGATATTTTTGTTAAATTTAAATCTTTAGTATTGGTAATTTGGAATGAAGATATGAAAAAACTTGTTACTCTTTTTATATTATTGGCAATTATACCACTTTTTGCGGATTCTGCAGAAGAGCACCGCCGAGCAAAAGAGGCTTTTAAGAGATATATGAAAGCTGCTCATCCACTTCCTGAAACTGTTAAGAAAATTGAAATTGGCGATGCTTTTTTATCTAAAGAAAAAAAACTGCCAAAATTTCTGAATGTTGATGCAACAATTGATGAATTGGCTTCAGAACCAAATAAGATGCAGAATGAATCATCAATTGCTGTTAATCCTAAAAATCCAAACAATTTAATCGCTTCCGCTGTTGATTATCGGGCAAACTCATCTACATGGGTCTATGTATCGAGCGACGGCGGTTTAACATGGAGAAATCTCAACCTTGGAAAACCATATCCAAACTGGCGTTCTACAAATGACCCGTCAGTATATTTTGATACTGAAGGTGTCGGTTACTTATGCTATGGCGGGTTTGGTGATGTACTAAATTCTGATGCCGGTTTAGTTGGAGAAAATGGAGTATTCATTGCTAAAACAACCGACGAAGGTGTTACTTGGAAAGCCCACATTCCGGTAATTATACATTTGGGTAATCAAACAATGGATTCCACTTTTGAAGACAAATATTATGTGCAGGTAGATAACTCTCTTCAATCGCCTTACCACAGACATGTTTATGTCCCATGGAAAAGAGTGACACCAAGGGATTCTGCAACTCAAATTGTGATATCTAAATCAACAGATTTAGGTGAAAGCTGGTCTGAACCGGTAAACGTAAGCCACCGCCTTCCCGGTTCGAGTGAAGATACAACTTACGGACAAAGCTTCCCGCTTGCTTCGACCGGTCCGAAAGGAGAGCTTTATATTGTTTGGAATCATGGGATAGAACATGGCGTAGGATTTTCAAAATCTTACGATGGTGGCAAAACTTTTACAGATCCAAGAATAATCCACCGATATAACATCTTCGGTGAAACTCGGTTTCTGACCGGTCAGGGTGGATACAGACACACTGTCAAAGAAGTCGTCAGAGCTGAAACCTATCCGGTTTTGATTACCGATATTACTGACGGTCCAAGACGAGGAACTCTTTATCTTTGCTGGTCAGGTGATAATTATCCAAATGTCTATTTTTCAAAATCAACTGATGAAGGCGAATCCTGGTCAAATCCTGTGATTGTTCATTCGGATACAACAAATGACCAGTTCTGGCAGTGGATGAGTATTGACCCACTTAATGGTGACCTTAGCATAATGTATCTTGATAGTCGGAATGACGCTGAAAATATTATGGTTGAGTGTTATGTCAGCTATTCAAGCGATGGAGGCAATACCTGGATTGACAGAAGAGTATCTGATACTCAAAGCGACCTAAGACTCAATCCTTTTTCAGGTAGGTCATTTGCAGGAGATTACAGCGGAAGTGCATTCTATGATGGTATAATTTATCCGTCATGGGTGGATATGCGAAATGCTGTTTTCAATATTTCGGATAGTGATATTTTTACAGCAATCATAAATATAAGAGCACCTGAACCCCCTGACAACTTTGAAAATATCTCGGATTTTGCTAATCCGCTTGAGCTAAATTTTTCATGGGAACCTCCAACTAAAAGAGCTTTCGGACAAGAACTTAAGCCTGAAGATTTTGTGCACAAGCTAATGAGGGATAATAGAATCATCGCAACTCTGGATGGGAATGAAGACAAATTCAGTGATACTGATGTTGAGCCTTTTAAAATGTACGAGTATCAGATTTATGCAGTTGCCGGAAAAGATTCAAGTATTGTCCGTGAATTAATTGCCTATCCGGGTGGTTCTAAGCAGCCAAATGCTCCATCTATTGTGACAATTGAAGGTAATTTAAGCAATAATGTTTCTATGGAAATTAAATTGCCGACTTTGAGAACAGATAGTATAACTCCAATTGTAAATCTCAAATCTGCAAAAGTTTACAGAAATAAAACTGCAATCGGGTCTATTACTTTAACGCCACAGGACACAGGCAAAACTATTCAATTTTCTGACAATCCTGCCGAACTTGGTTTTTACAGCTACAAAGCCGGCATAAGTGACTTTTTTGATATATTGCAAGAAGAAACTGTAAGCGAGTTAAGCCTTCCTAAAGCAGTATTCACAGGGTCCAGTGTTGAATCAGTCAGAGAAGACTTTGAATCAATTCCACTACCATATTATTTTATTTCCGGTGATTGGGAAGTAACTGATGAAGTTGCTGCTGTAGGCTCAAAATCAATTAGTAATGCCCCTTTCCGGCAGCACGGAAATCTGCAGTTTGATACATTGATTTTTTTACCGGTTGCAATGCCGGAAAAAGATGATTTATTCATGACATTTATGCACATTTGCTCAGTTCCTGCAGATGATTCTGCTTTAATTGAAATTTCGTATGATGATATGAAAAGCTGGCAGCCTCTTGCAAAATACAACCGAAATATGTACCCTGATTGGAGCAATAATTCAGTTTCCAACAGCGATTGGAAATTTGAAAGGTTGTTAATTCCGAATATGGAATCAGCCCAAAGAGTATTTGTCAGACTACTTTTTGAATCAAATACATTCAGAAACGGCAACGGCTGGTATTTGGATGATGTTGTTATTGGTCAGAAATCAGTATCGGTAAGTGACGAAATGTTCTCTGAATCAATTCGTGTATTTCCTAATCCTGCTCAGGATTATGTAAAAATTATTTCCGGAAATGGTGAATTTTCCCGAGTCAAGATTTTTAGTATCCATGGTTTGCAAATACTGGATTATATTTCAGATAATTCTCAGGATATTACAATTGATTTACCAAACTTTGCCAGCGGCTCTTATTTTGTCGAAATTACTAACGATAACGGACAAAAAATCAGAAAGATATTATTCATAAATAAATAGTTCCAAATTATTTTAGGAGTTTGAAATGAGTCTAATGGAAAAGTTTTCAACCGATGAGATTGAAAATCTCAAACTATCGGTTATACGTGTATTTAATTACATTGCAGACATTGATGGTAAAATTGACAAAAAGGAAGTCACAGCAATTGAGACATTCCTTAAAAATATTCGAAAGTTCAATAGTGAATTATTGAATGAATTATTCGTTGAACTTCCGGTAATTGGTATTCTCGAAGAGAAAAGAAGTTTGTCAGGACTTGGAGACAGAGAAGGTTTGCGATATATTTCCGCTCTATTGGATAGAAAAATTGATAGAGAAGAAGCTCTCAATTTTAAGAAATCACTTATAGCTTTAGGATATTTTGTTGCAGACTCGTCAGGTAGTTTTTTTGAGCATAACATTTCCGATGATGAAAATTCAGCTCTTAATTCTATAGCAAAAGATTTGGATTTAAGTTTGAGAGAGATGATAAGTACTAAGCAAATACAAAGGTTAATTGAATCAATGGGTTAAACTACTCAGTTTTTAATCCAAACTGAAAATAATATCCGATGCTGATAGTCTCGATTTCGGAAAAACATATTGTTACGCTGAGCGAAGTTGAAAAATATAAATATTTGGAAAATATATTCTTTAACTTCGCTCAATCTTATATAATAAATCGAATATTGCAGCCAACCAAAACAAATTACTAATCTATATATCAGCCTAATCCATCAAGATTACCTTTGACAACTTCTAAGGAATTTGTAAGGTTTGCTAATTTCTCACGTTCATTATTAACAATTTCCGGAGCAGCATTAGTAACAAATTTTTCATTTGACAGCTTCTTTTCTGTGCTGGAAATTAAATTTTTAAGTCGCTCAATTTCCTTATTAAGTCTATTTTTTTCGGCTTCTATATCAATTAAGTCACCAATTGCGAGATATATTTCATTTTCGCGAACAACTCCACTAAGAGCAGGTTCGGGCTTTTGAATATCTATGCCAGCATTCAAGTCAGTGCATTTCGATAAAAGCTCGATTACATTTTTTTGATTATTAATAAATTCAAGTGCCGCTTCATTTTTGAGATTAATTGAAAGCGGAACTTTTTTAGAAGGTGGAATATTCGCTGTAGATCGCAATTTGCGAATTTCTTCGATTATACTTTGCAAGAGTTCAAACCCTGTTTCTATATCCTGATTAATCAATTCAGAATTTAATTTTGGTGATGAAGATTTAGAAATACTTTGCTTTCTATCGGCAAGTAAGTACCAAATTTCCTCACTTATAAATGGCATAATCGGATGAATAAGTTGTAAAATATTTTCATAAATACCAATAGCTGTATTCAAAAGTCTGACCTTATATGCACCGTCATTGCTTTGATTTGACTGAATTTTAATAATTTCGACATACCAGTCGCAGAAGTCACGCCATATAAAATCATAGAGTATTTTTGAATAATCATTGACTTTGAAATTATCAAGAGCAAAATTAATATTTTCAATAGCAGTATTCAATCTGGAAAAAATCCATTTATCCGAAAGAGTTAATTCATCAAAAATTAATATATCATCAGATTTAATATTGAATTCTTCAGAAATTTGGTCTCGTTTCATTATTAGAAATCTGCCTGCATTCCAGATTTTATTACAGAAATTTCTTCCTATTTCGATTGAAGGAATATCCTGAGTTTCGACATTAACATCCATTCTTACATCCTGACCCAATGGAGACATATAAACCATTGTAAACCTTACAGCATCAGCTCCGTATTTATCAATCACGTTCAGCGGGTCAGGAGAATTTCCAAGTGATTTGGATAATTTTCTCCCCTGCCCGTCACGAATCAAACTCGTGAAATAAACATTCTTAAATGGAATCTCATTTTTGAAATGGAGAGTAGCCATTATCATTCTTGCAACCCAGAAAAATATAATATCGGGTGCAGTAACGAGCAAATCTGAAGGCAAGAATTTACTGAGTAAGGGGCTTTCCTCATTTGTACCGTCTGCAAGCCAACCCATTGTCGTCAGGGGCCATAGCCACGATGAAAACCATGTATCAAGTACATCTTCATCACGTCTTAATGTCACAACGGCATCAAGCCCAAGCTTTTTCCTTGCATCTTCAGGAGAGTTTGCAGCAGTAAATCTGCCGTCTTCGGTATAATAAACCGGTATTCTGTGTCCCCACCATAATTGACGGGATATGCACCAATCCTTGATATTTGTAAGCCAATGCTCGTAGGTCTTAACCCAATGATTT
Protein-coding sequences here:
- a CDS encoding choice-of-anchor D domain-containing protein; translated protein: MGKIFTIASLWIMLSLTLKSQVLTVFNIDASNFPLMRANFYMFDADGNYITNFSDEDFTVTENGVTRDIFSVSCPDVKPARALSSVLVMDASGSMGGINIQLAKAGARSFITGVRNNRTEIAITAFDEKNHLVTGFTNNKESLLKGVDGIFYNKYGWTNYNAGFIEPQHGSLIMLRPKANKKVIVFLSDGKPTTETLIDEILLGASEQEATIYSVAIRMSIQKEMRELAEKSGGKWFDNIRTEEQANNIYKEILELEQGEDSPCTIEWLSETVCEPIDIALSISINRFGRTFSTTYPAPPNSIAKLLIEPSSINFGGIRPNVRKDTIVEVTAINSDFDVADILRSNNAFTVNPTKFSLKAGESRTVTVSFIPRDSAYTYGELNVQNEKCPEIMYLSGGWPGKPPPKPTLKVVHPNGGEVFVVGSDTVITWEGITPLDTVMIEYTTDGGNNWDVITNLATGLKYDWNNIPRTPSDQCLVRVTQQSFAGFEETAISGGSTGLDISRRIVKDNAVNLIIVGYFSASFSIGNRFLQNRGGSDIFVLKFNNNGNLIWARAFGSAGNDYGKDVAIDENDNIYFTGEYSRRITFSNQYILDSRGDLDVFIAKMDANGNLQWARSAGGKGRDFSGGIAVDRYGNSTITGAFYGNAQFAYEDLTSGESYDAYIAKYNTAGLLQWVIKGSGPGNIIGRDITDDNFGNTIVVGDYRLSAQFGNQIITSSGEEDIFIAKVNPDGLVQWARSAGGVGVDYGLAVSSDGFGSPVIAGGFKGIARFGSQILASRDFDAFVAKLDQQGEFLWARNLGSNTEDMALGVTSDYDGAVALTGYFNGNATFGYTQISSRGGRDVFTSRYSARGDHLWTRNAGSSEDDTGYGITFDQAGNVVSTGSFKSVSEFGTRSLTSRGSDDLFLWRIKFDMLQSDVSDAHFSIVMPVPASQNVDMRQVMVGSVKDSLIENYIRNTGSYEFQVDTIYFKGADADAFDIVSGLPKYIVEPQSSMYTEFRFKPKRIGSHNAEIVIVTQSDTLYHTIRGTGVQPLVQVINPFIDFGIIQVGDTKDTIQVQTIRNIGNMTLYVLETRHAKPNDTDFTTISGAGPFQLKPGEEKLMDLRFFAREAGMTGGNLEFHYDGPGSPAVIQLFGLGVDLSPRILFDYLKMDDLVCESSSIGKIELTNTGINPLLIDEISIHGADSQDFMVLTSSPITIQQNDVIEFDILFQPNSPGEKNAEIFIKSNSASNSELIIPIFARKDSVSIKPELNYIDLGFICPGEEKDTVLIINNRGTIYSDVVIVSSDKFELSSNIFGISPNQQQPIQLKLKSSQNEEFISEIITVKDAICGYEYNINITAHIKNPELKVEDITINSFVGQFRDGIIILDNSGIRDITILSINNIIPPFEVENSIFPIKISSGTYFELPVRYTPKEVGEIIIDPIFEVEECSRLFTSKIKGIAGSVGAVIEIPDISAFSGETVIVPLKINNAVNLAESGITGFDIKIKFNRTLLAPKGIAAVEIDDDYAEIEIKNIPLSQGNILGNINFTAGLGDAESTLLEITEIKTLGADANIQKIDGVFNLLGICQEGGTRLFNPHGTAGINSISPNPAESEINVVLNLIEISKTDVVIFNPLGEVIQSFSFENTTGLKELNINLSEFSSGIYFIQMISPTVTDIKSFIVVK
- a CDS encoding T9SS type A sorting domain-containing protein; this translates as MKKLVTLFILLAIIPLFADSAEEHRRAKEAFKRYMKAAHPLPETVKKIEIGDAFLSKEKKLPKFLNVDATIDELASEPNKMQNESSIAVNPKNPNNLIASAVDYRANSSTWVYVSSDGGLTWRNLNLGKPYPNWRSTNDPSVYFDTEGVGYLCYGGFGDVLNSDAGLVGENGVFIAKTTDEGVTWKAHIPVIIHLGNQTMDSTFEDKYYVQVDNSLQSPYHRHVYVPWKRVTPRDSATQIVISKSTDLGESWSEPVNVSHRLPGSSEDTTYGQSFPLASTGPKGELYIVWNHGIEHGVGFSKSYDGGKTFTDPRIIHRYNIFGETRFLTGQGGYRHTVKEVVRAETYPVLITDITDGPRRGTLYLCWSGDNYPNVYFSKSTDEGESWSNPVIVHSDTTNDQFWQWMSIDPLNGDLSIMYLDSRNDAENIMVECYVSYSSDGGNTWIDRRVSDTQSDLRLNPFSGRSFAGDYSGSAFYDGIIYPSWVDMRNAVFNISDSDIFTAIINIRAPEPPDNFENISDFANPLELNFSWEPPTKRAFGQELKPEDFVHKLMRDNRIIATLDGNEDKFSDTDVEPFKMYEYQIYAVAGKDSSIVRELIAYPGGSKQPNAPSIVTIEGNLSNNVSMEIKLPTLRTDSITPIVNLKSAKVYRNKTAIGSITLTPQDTGKTIQFSDNPAELGFYSYKAGISDFFDILQEETVSELSLPKAVFTGSSVESVREDFESIPLPYYFISGDWEVTDEVAAVGSKSISNAPFRQHGNLQFDTLIFLPVAMPEKDDLFMTFMHICSVPADDSALIEISYDDMKSWQPLAKYNRNMYPDWSNNSVSNSDWKFERLLIPNMESAQRVFVRLLFESNTFRNGNGWYLDDVVIGQKSVSVSDEMFSESIRVFPNPAQDYVKIISGNGEFSRVKIFSIHGLQILDYISDNSQDITIDLPNFASGSYFVEITNDNGQKIRKILFINK
- a CDS encoding valine--tRNA ligase, with the translated sequence MSIEFPKAYSPQNSESKFYEEWINKGLFNTDEMSDNPAYSILMPPPNITGILHFGHILNLTIQDLYIRRKRQDGFESCWFPGTDHAGIATQARLETELRKEGLSRYDLGREKFVERIWKWREKYGGIILDQKRKLGISPDWDRTIFTMDEAPSNAVNEVFIRLFDEGLIYRGKRIINWSPMGMTALSDEEVEFCEVKEHLYTMRYYYEDGSGYLMVATVRPETIFGDTAVAVNPNDERYKHLIGSKVRVPLCGRLVEVIADEYADPAFGTGCVKITPAHDPNDFLVGERHNLEIINSINPDGTLNDFAGEFAGQERFEARKKIVDKLKEKDLIEKIEEYTHNVGFSQRGGEPVEPYLSDQWFVKMKPLTEKALQAVQDGRIQFHPNHWVKTYEHWLTNIKDWCISRQLWWGHRIPVYYTEDGRFTAANSPEDARKKLGLDAVVTLRRDEDVLDTWFSSWLWPLTTMGWLADGTNEESPLLSKFLPSDLLVTAPDIIFFWVARMIMATLHFKNEIPFKNVYFTSLIRDGQGRKLSKSLGNSPDPLNVIDKYGADAVRFTMVYMSPLGQDVRMDVNVETQDIPSIEIGRNFCNKIWNAGRFLIMKRDQISEEFNIKSDDILIFDELTLSDKWIFSRLNTAIENINFALDNFKVNDYSKILYDFIWRDFCDWYVEIIKIQSNQSNDGAYKVRLLNTAIGIYENILQLIHPIMPFISEEIWYLLADRKQSISKSSSPKLNSELINQDIETGFELLQSIIEEIRKLRSTANIPPSKKVPLSINLKNEAALEFINNQKNVIELLSKCTDLNAGIDIQKPEPALSGVVRENEIYLAIGDLIDIEAEKNRLNKEIERLKNLISSTEKKLSNEKFVTNAAPEIVNNEREKLANLTNSLEVVKGNLDGLG